Proteins from one Pontibacter korlensis genomic window:
- a CDS encoding MGH1-like glycoside hydrolase domain-containing protein — MNRITLKSSILFSLLALGACRSQQPGAEVNSGAIWQSEAYAIYPDSVVQGEHVARVVSRTELITDYKSPANAFQSPRIKFKFAINGRDNEMKSGVDHHFNCLGGDCQTPVITFGQQFNDQTQIPNDVYLAPNTKMTVRLDMRPMLRAFEKEGAYTTPTGDRIYKEDFKGIYIAGGTAPLNWDFSNLGGNESFKLKDPDGDGIYEITLTLNAPGDDKSTATHWKLTKDISAFPQYTSNYPIVDALYNMALEEMQMDIEPDSTFRTGKEWAGVWTRDISYSIILGMAQLQPKVSMYSLMRKVKDGRIVQDTGTGGAYPVSTDRMVWAVAAWEVYKATGDQKWLRETYAIIKKSLEEDYKNAYNTETGMVRGESSFLDWREQTYPLWMQPADIYESENLGTNAVHYQANIAAAQMAELLNDSEGAAKFRKVAEGIKEGMNKLLWQAEKGYYGQYLYGRNYKILSLRAEALGEALSVLYGVADEARRKTVVASTPVTDYGTPSIYPQIPGIPPYHNNGIWPFVQAYWSLAAAKAGNGEALAESISAIYRPAALFLTNKENFVSSNGDYAGTQINSDRQLWSVAGNLSMVYKVFFGMDMQVDKMVLKPFVPKAFAGERKLSNVKYRNAILNLEMSGFGNEIKSITMDGKSLERAEIPGDLTGSHTIKIELANNETGGKYNHTAYYTSPDMPKVTYAAGKLTWPAVEGAVAYQVIRNGEELEKTESTSLAVEANSYAEYMVLAIDANGVTSFGSEPVVVVPDKYKLVYELEKSAPKARLPYRDFSGTGFVEISKKQNTSIKVEVAVPEDGVYAIDFRYANGNGPINTENKAAIRTLKKGSEFIGTIVLPQRGTDEWNNWGFTNAVEVSLKKGKHTLSLTFEPHNENMNGEINQAMVDYMRVVKIK; from the coding sequence ATGAATCGTATCACCCTTAAGTCAAGTATACTCTTTTCATTACTCGCACTGGGAGCCTGTAGATCGCAGCAACCTGGAGCAGAAGTTAACAGTGGTGCCATTTGGCAGTCGGAGGCCTACGCCATTTACCCTGATAGTGTAGTGCAGGGCGAGCATGTGGCACGGGTAGTTTCCCGCACAGAGCTAATAACTGATTACAAAAGCCCTGCTAATGCATTTCAGAGCCCACGCATCAAGTTTAAGTTTGCTATCAACGGCCGCGACAACGAAATGAAGTCTGGCGTAGACCATCACTTCAATTGCCTTGGCGGTGACTGCCAGACACCTGTTATCACGTTTGGGCAACAGTTCAACGATCAGACTCAAATACCAAACGATGTATACCTGGCTCCGAACACCAAGATGACCGTTCGCCTGGATATGCGCCCGATGCTGCGGGCCTTTGAAAAGGAGGGGGCTTATACTACACCTACCGGTGATAGGATCTACAAGGAAGACTTTAAAGGGATATACATTGCCGGAGGCACCGCGCCACTTAACTGGGACTTTAGCAACCTGGGCGGTAATGAGAGCTTTAAACTAAAGGACCCGGACGGTGACGGCATCTATGAAATTACCCTCACGCTTAATGCCCCTGGAGACGATAAGTCCACTGCTACGCACTGGAAGCTAACAAAGGATATATCCGCTTTTCCGCAGTATACCTCAAATTACCCGATCGTAGATGCCCTCTACAATATGGCCCTGGAGGAGATGCAGATGGACATTGAGCCGGACAGTACTTTCAGAACTGGAAAGGAATGGGCTGGCGTTTGGACACGTGACATTAGCTATAGCATTATACTTGGCATGGCCCAGCTTCAGCCGAAAGTGTCTATGTACAGCCTGATGCGGAAGGTAAAAGATGGCCGCATTGTACAAGATACAGGTACAGGCGGCGCTTACCCGGTTTCTACAGACCGCATGGTGTGGGCAGTGGCTGCCTGGGAAGTATACAAAGCCACCGGAGATCAGAAGTGGCTTCGTGAAACCTATGCCATCATTAAGAAATCGCTGGAAGAGGATTATAAGAACGCCTACAATACAGAAACTGGTATGGTGCGTGGGGAGTCATCCTTCCTGGATTGGCGCGAGCAAACCTACCCACTCTGGATGCAGCCTGCTGATATCTATGAGTCGGAGAACCTGGGCACAAACGCTGTGCATTACCAGGCAAATATAGCGGCAGCACAAATGGCAGAGCTGCTAAACGACAGCGAAGGAGCAGCCAAGTTCAGAAAGGTAGCCGAAGGTATAAAAGAAGGCATGAACAAGCTCCTGTGGCAGGCAGAGAAAGGCTACTACGGACAGTACCTGTACGGCCGCAACTATAAAATTCTGTCGCTTAGAGCAGAGGCTTTGGGTGAGGCACTGAGCGTACTGTATGGTGTGGCTGATGAAGCGCGTCGTAAAACAGTGGTAGCCAGCACACCTGTAACAGACTATGGCACACCGAGCATCTATCCACAGATTCCGGGCATACCGCCTTACCATAACAACGGCATCTGGCCTTTTGTGCAAGCCTACTGGAGCCTGGCAGCAGCTAAAGCTGGCAACGGAGAGGCACTTGCCGAAAGTATAAGTGCCATTTATCGCCCGGCCGCACTTTTCCTGACAAACAAAGAGAACTTTGTCTCTAGCAATGGCGACTATGCCGGAACACAAATCAACTCCGACAGGCAGCTTTGGAGCGTAGCTGGTAACCTAAGCATGGTGTACAAAGTGTTCTTTGGCATGGATATGCAGGTAGACAAGATGGTGTTGAAGCCGTTTGTGCCAAAAGCTTTTGCAGGAGAGCGCAAGCTCTCCAACGTTAAGTACAGAAACGCAATCCTGAACTTGGAAATGAGCGGCTTTGGTAATGAGATAAAGTCTATCACTATGGATGGCAAGTCATTGGAAAGAGCCGAAATTCCAGGTGACCTGACAGGCAGCCACACCATCAAGATTGAACTGGCTAACAATGAAACTGGAGGAAAGTATAACCACACTGCATACTATACTTCTCCGGATATGCCTAAGGTAACCTATGCTGCTGGTAAACTCACCTGGCCAGCCGTAGAGGGTGCTGTTGCTTACCAGGTCATCAGGAACGGTGAAGAACTGGAGAAAACAGAAAGCACCAGCCTGGCGGTTGAGGCCAACAGTTATGCAGAGTATATGGTGCTGGCAATTGATGCAAACGGCGTAACCTCTTTCGGAAGCGAACCAGTGGTAGTCGTGCCAGACAAGTATAAGCTTGTGTATGAACTGGAGAAATCTGCTCCCAAAGCTCGCCTTCCGTACCGCGATTTTTCCGGAACAGGCTTTGTCGAGATCAGTAAAAAGCAAAACACAAGTATAAAAGTGGAAGTTGCTGTACCTGAGGATGGGGTGTATGCCATAGACTTCCGCTATGCCAACGGCAACGGACCGATAAACACAGAAAACAAAGCTGCTATCCGTACCCTGAAGAAAGGTAGCGAATTTATTGGCACCATTGTGCTGCCTCAGCGTGGCACCGACGAGTGGAACAACTGGGGCTTTACGAATGCCGTGGAGGTGTCTCTGAAGAAAGGAAAGCACACCCTGTCACTAACCTTTGAGCCACACAACGAGAACATGAACGGCGAGATAAACCAGGCGATGGTAGATTATATGCGTGTGGTGAAAATCAAGTAG
- a CDS encoding tetratricopeptide repeat-containing sensor histidine kinase, producing the protein MRITLLLLVLLFSGSLYAQSKLIDSLLGELSKAETDSARVMLNCSLSKQYALTDAVKSKEYGQAAYDLATAAGFEVGRAKALTLLGNSALVMGDYGKAMEHYFQALALGKQLNDTATLISSYINLGNVYNKIQDSKRAINHYLLATALAQKANDTIRLGSAYNNLGDIYEDQGKYSTALNYYKQATKLQEGAGDKKGWAISLLNIGNIHLHLGQAEHGLPYLFKSVSLNEEIQNDMIKMAALGKIAEIYLATGNKAKALRYAQQSFDMAKKTESTKKIVEASLLMQKVYAALNNYKQSYEYLSIYTKHKEELDNESRARVEAEITAKYEIAQKEQENQRLKAEQEKQAAEIQYQHYTLILEGTIILLMLVLLIVLFLGWQRQRAAYAKLQDAHYLMQTQNAEITAQRNEISTQAKVLQEQNERLGRHDAFKNKVFTIISHDLRGPFYSIKSILGLAQARTLPEADVKRIFNLLGRDMDVAMAMLDNVLIWAKAQLEESCIKVEPVNLHRIAEENMELVRSQANDKGVKLLNYVTPGATALADKERLNFVLRNLLTNAVKFSYPGGQVSFKVEEQADKVVVLVSDNGKGMSPANVANLFSERRFTTLGTSGEKGTGLGLMLCRELLESFSGQISVQSEDGKGSVFAVSLPRTSIEVSHEEVQLEPELA; encoded by the coding sequence ATGAGAATAACTTTACTGTTGCTAGTGCTCCTTTTTTCAGGTAGCCTGTATGCACAAAGTAAGCTAATAGATAGCTTGCTGGGTGAGCTTTCCAAAGCTGAGACAGACTCTGCCAGAGTGATGCTTAATTGTAGTTTAAGCAAACAATATGCACTTACCGATGCTGTAAAATCCAAAGAGTATGGGCAGGCAGCCTATGACCTGGCAACCGCCGCTGGCTTCGAAGTTGGAAGAGCCAAAGCCTTAACACTCTTAGGTAATTCTGCCTTGGTCATGGGCGACTACGGCAAGGCAATGGAACATTACTTTCAGGCACTTGCTCTCGGGAAGCAGTTGAATGATACTGCCACCCTCATCTCGTCTTATATCAACCTGGGCAACGTCTACAATAAAATCCAGGATTCTAAAAGGGCTATTAACCATTATCTTTTGGCAACAGCGTTGGCGCAGAAAGCCAATGATACAATAAGGTTAGGCAGTGCCTATAACAACCTTGGTGACATTTATGAGGATCAGGGGAAGTATAGTACAGCTCTGAATTACTATAAGCAGGCAACAAAGCTGCAAGAAGGTGCTGGCGATAAAAAAGGATGGGCTATTAGCCTTCTTAACATCGGAAACATTCACCTGCATCTGGGACAAGCCGAGCATGGGTTGCCTTACTTGTTTAAGTCAGTAAGCTTAAATGAGGAGATTCAGAATGACATGATCAAAATGGCAGCGCTGGGGAAAATTGCCGAGATCTACCTGGCAACGGGCAATAAGGCCAAAGCGCTGAGGTATGCTCAGCAGAGCTTTGACATGGCCAAAAAGACTGAATCCACTAAGAAAATAGTGGAAGCATCCCTGCTGATGCAGAAGGTCTATGCTGCCTTAAATAACTACAAGCAGTCTTATGAATATCTGTCTATCTACACAAAGCATAAAGAGGAGCTGGATAACGAAAGCAGAGCCAGAGTAGAGGCGGAGATAACAGCTAAGTATGAAATAGCCCAAAAGGAGCAAGAAAATCAGCGCCTGAAAGCTGAGCAGGAGAAACAGGCAGCAGAGATACAGTACCAGCATTATACGTTGATCCTGGAGGGCACGATCATTCTTTTGATGCTGGTACTGCTGATAGTTCTTTTCCTTGGCTGGCAACGGCAAAGGGCTGCTTATGCAAAACTGCAGGATGCACATTACCTGATGCAGACACAAAATGCAGAAATCACGGCTCAGAGGAATGAGATATCAACTCAGGCTAAGGTTTTACAGGAGCAAAATGAGCGTTTGGGCAGGCATGATGCCTTTAAGAACAAAGTATTTACTATTATTTCTCACGACCTGAGGGGGCCATTTTACTCAATCAAAAGCATTCTGGGGCTGGCACAGGCCAGAACCCTGCCCGAGGCTGATGTAAAGCGAATATTTAACCTGCTAGGCAGAGATATGGATGTAGCTATGGCGATGCTTGATAATGTGCTGATTTGGGCAAAGGCGCAGCTTGAAGAGTCCTGTATAAAGGTAGAGCCTGTTAACCTGCACCGGATTGCAGAGGAAAACATGGAGCTTGTCAGGTCTCAGGCCAATGATAAAGGTGTAAAGCTTCTGAATTATGTAACACCGGGTGCCACAGCGCTTGCAGATAAAGAAAGACTCAATTTTGTGCTGCGTAACCTGCTCACGAACGCTGTAAAGTTCTCCTACCCGGGGGGCCAGGTAAGTTTCAAAGTAGAAGAGCAAGCCGATAAGGTAGTGGTGCTGGTAAGTGATAATGGTAAAGGTATGTCGCCGGCTAATGTGGCCAACCTGTTTTCAGAGAGGCGTTTTACCACTCTCGGTACTTCAGGTGAGAAAGGTACAGGCTTAGGGTTGATGCTGTGCAGGGAGCTCTTAGAAAGCTTTTCAGGCCAGATTAGTGTGCAAAGTGAAGACGGTAAGGGAAGTGTGTTTGCTGTATCGTTGCCAAGAACTAGTATTGAAGTCTCCCATGAGGAAGTGCAGTTGGAGCCGGAGTTGGCTTAG
- a CDS encoding glycoside hydrolase family 32 protein, with protein MNKLSVMIALGAVLSSCGTNQATVENQDEAMNNITASVAFNEPHRPQFHFTPPTGWMNDPNGMVYHNGEYHLFYQHNPDSTVWGPMHWGHAVSKDMVRWEHLPIALYPDSLGMIFSGSAVVDTKNTSGLGTAENPPLIAIFTYHDAEAEKAGRNDYQTQGIAYSLNNGRTWTKYRNNPVLKNPGIRDFRDPKVMWYEKGQEWIMTLAVKDHISFYASKNLLDWKLRSDFGADVGAHGGVWECPDLIKMPVKGTNEEKWVLIVNINPGAPNGGSGTQYFVGDFNGSKFILDPDFKANLSAKPSIAATVNGQEGIWLDYGRDQYAGITWANVPKEDGRHLFIGWMSNWDYANVVPTEKWRSAMTVARSLELVNTPAGLRVASKPVQELQNIYHKTHVLEAQTVSGAIDISEQLSVKSSSYDLSLEVEPDASQKSFAVELSNSRNQQVLIGYDADRGQYYINRKKAGEHSFSDKFSGIQYAPRFSKDKLFSLRLVVDVASVELFADEGRTVMTSIFFPDEEFTKIRLIADKGQLKLSSGKLTELKSIYASGNQQE; from the coding sequence ATGAATAAACTATCTGTAATGATAGCCTTAGGAGCTGTATTAAGCAGCTGTGGTACAAATCAGGCAACAGTTGAAAACCAGGACGAAGCAATGAATAACATAACTGCTTCAGTTGCTTTTAATGAGCCTCACCGGCCGCAGTTTCATTTTACTCCACCTACCGGTTGGATGAATGATCCTAATGGTATGGTGTACCATAACGGCGAGTACCACTTGTTTTACCAACACAACCCAGACAGCACGGTGTGGGGGCCAATGCATTGGGGGCATGCTGTCAGTAAAGACATGGTAAGGTGGGAGCACCTGCCAATTGCCCTCTACCCGGATAGCCTGGGCATGATCTTTTCTGGGAGTGCGGTGGTAGATACCAAGAATACCTCTGGTTTAGGTACAGCAGAAAATCCTCCCCTTATAGCCATCTTTACCTATCATGATGCTGAAGCGGAAAAGGCGGGAAGAAACGACTACCAAACGCAGGGTATCGCCTATAGCCTAAATAATGGACGGACATGGACCAAGTATAGGAACAACCCTGTGCTGAAGAACCCGGGCATACGGGATTTCCGGGATCCGAAGGTGATGTGGTATGAAAAAGGGCAGGAGTGGATTATGACGCTGGCAGTAAAAGACCATATCAGTTTTTACGCTTCTAAAAACCTGCTCGACTGGAAGCTGAGAAGTGATTTTGGTGCTGATGTTGGAGCGCATGGTGGCGTTTGGGAGTGTCCGGACCTAATCAAGATGCCTGTAAAGGGTACTAATGAAGAGAAATGGGTTCTGATTGTAAATATCAACCCTGGTGCACCAAACGGAGGGTCTGGTACCCAGTATTTCGTAGGTGATTTTAATGGGAGCAAGTTTATACTTGACCCTGATTTCAAAGCAAACTTGAGTGCAAAACCGAGCATTGCGGCTACTGTAAACGGGCAGGAAGGCATTTGGCTGGACTACGGACGTGACCAGTATGCGGGCATTACCTGGGCTAATGTACCCAAAGAGGATGGGCGCCATCTGTTTATAGGATGGATGAGTAACTGGGACTATGCCAATGTAGTGCCGACAGAAAAATGGAGAAGCGCCATGACAGTTGCTCGTTCCCTGGAGCTGGTAAACACTCCTGCTGGTTTGCGTGTAGCCTCCAAGCCAGTACAGGAGTTACAAAATATCTATCACAAAACTCATGTTTTGGAAGCGCAGACAGTATCAGGTGCTATAGATATTTCTGAGCAGCTTTCTGTCAAATCTTCAAGCTATGACCTAAGCCTGGAAGTGGAGCCAGATGCCAGTCAGAAGTCATTTGCCGTAGAGCTTTCTAACAGCAGAAATCAGCAAGTACTAATAGGCTACGATGCGGACCGAGGGCAGTACTACATAAACAGAAAAAAGGCAGGCGAGCATAGTTTTTCAGATAAGTTCTCAGGCATTCAGTATGCTCCTCGCTTCTCTAAAGACAAACTTTTTAGTTTGCGATTAGTGGTAGATGTAGCCTCCGTGGAGCTTTTCGCTGATGAAGGAAGAACCGTAATGACGAGTATATTCTTCCCTGATGAGGAATTTACTAAAATAAGACTGATTGCTGATAAAGGACAGTTGAAACTGAGCTCTGGAAAACTTACAGAACTGAAATCCATCTACGCTTCAGGGAACCAACAGGAGTGA
- a CDS encoding carbohydrate kinase family protein, whose product MKQPQIICFGEVLWDILPSGKMPGGAPMNVAIHLTYYGYSPVVISCVGKDDLARELNAFLQGKHLSTQWIQTSQLYQTGVVKANTSNKQEVTYEIVEPVAWDYVQYDEQAAKLIKASDVFIFGSLAARNSTSRKTLQQYLKLAKYKVLDVNLRPPYYSPELTQDLLDAADVAKMNHQELNEVTGWLGWSGNEQEQMQALKQHFNLQLLIVTRGDKGAAVLSERGYEEHQGYQVEVEDTIGSGDAFLATFLKFYLEGEPVSKALDKACMAGAFVATQKGATPRIDLTQIEKSFIKS is encoded by the coding sequence ATGAAGCAGCCTCAGATAATATGCTTTGGAGAAGTGCTGTGGGATATTCTTCCAAGTGGAAAGATGCCTGGTGGTGCACCCATGAATGTTGCCATACACCTAACCTACTACGGTTACTCTCCTGTAGTTATCAGCTGTGTAGGTAAGGACGATTTAGCAAGGGAGCTAAACGCCTTCCTGCAAGGGAAACACCTCTCCACACAATGGATACAGACTAGCCAGCTATACCAAACCGGGGTTGTGAAGGCAAATACCAGCAACAAGCAGGAAGTGACTTATGAGATTGTGGAGCCTGTTGCCTGGGATTATGTACAGTATGATGAGCAGGCGGCAAAGCTCATAAAGGCAAGTGATGTATTTATTTTCGGTAGCCTGGCTGCCAGAAATTCTACTTCGCGCAAAACACTGCAGCAGTACCTGAAGCTCGCCAAGTATAAGGTACTTGACGTAAACCTGCGGCCGCCCTACTACTCTCCGGAGCTCACACAGGACTTGCTGGATGCTGCAGACGTAGCCAAGATGAACCACCAGGAACTGAACGAGGTAACTGGATGGCTAGGCTGGTCAGGCAATGAACAGGAGCAGATGCAGGCCCTAAAGCAGCATTTTAACCTTCAACTGCTTATCGTAACCCGCGGCGACAAGGGAGCTGCCGTGCTGTCAGAAAGAGGGTATGAGGAGCATCAAGGATACCAGGTGGAAGTGGAGGATACCATAGGCAGCGGCGATGCTTTTCTGGCAACCTTCCTGAAGTTCTACCTAGAAGGTGAGCCTGTTTCGAAAGCTTTGGATAAAGCATGTATGGCGGGAGCATTCGTGGCTACACAGAAGGGGGCTACACCGCGCATTGATTTGACACAAATAGAAAAATCCTTCATTAAATCATAG
- a CDS encoding sugar porter family MFS transporter, translating to MNNRRVFFWSIAVALGGFLFGFDTAVISGAEQSIQEVWQLDVFQHGLTVSIALIGTVIGALVGGYPSDRLGRKRTLFWIGVLYLASAVGSALATDWYSFLFFRFIGGLGVGASSVAAPMYISEIAPANKRGRMVALFQFNIVFGILIAFLSNYLLQDAGSAAWRWMLGVEGFPAAIFVGLVLLVPESPRWLAVKKGAVEEARAVLNQIDPSTADAELAAIIESGNKRKNRTSEERLFSKQHSVPVMLAVLFAVFNQVSGINAIIYYAPRIFEMTGLGKDAALLSSAGVGLVNFIFTLLALNFIDRVGRRVLMLVGSFGLILTLGMVSWAFYTESFGMVVPVSLFAYIAFFAFSQGAVIWVFISEIFPNSVRASGQALGSFTHWFMAAVIAFVFPYITASLGGGNTFLIFTIMMVLQLLFVWKIMPETKGVSLEEIGKKVESQGVVI from the coding sequence ATGAATAACAGGAGAGTCTTTTTTTGGTCCATAGCTGTAGCGTTGGGAGGCTTTTTGTTCGGCTTTGACACAGCCGTGATTTCAGGCGCAGAACAATCCATTCAGGAAGTATGGCAGTTAGATGTTTTCCAGCATGGCCTTACTGTTTCGATTGCCCTGATCGGTACAGTGATAGGTGCCCTGGTTGGGGGATACCCCTCTGATAGGCTTGGCCGCAAGCGCACCTTGTTCTGGATTGGGGTGCTCTACCTTGCTTCAGCAGTAGGGTCAGCCTTGGCTACAGACTGGTACTCATTTCTGTTTTTCCGGTTTATAGGCGGCCTGGGAGTAGGGGCCTCTTCTGTGGCCGCCCCCATGTACATCAGCGAGATAGCGCCTGCCAATAAGAGAGGCCGGATGGTAGCCTTATTTCAGTTTAATATAGTCTTTGGCATATTGATAGCTTTTCTGTCGAACTACCTGTTGCAGGATGCAGGTAGTGCAGCTTGGCGTTGGATGCTGGGAGTAGAGGGCTTTCCTGCTGCCATCTTTGTTGGGCTTGTGTTGCTGGTGCCCGAAAGCCCGCGTTGGCTTGCTGTTAAAAAAGGGGCTGTAGAAGAGGCCAGGGCTGTATTAAACCAGATAGATCCATCCACAGCGGATGCAGAGTTAGCTGCGATCATCGAATCCGGGAACAAAAGAAAGAACAGAACCTCCGAAGAGAGACTTTTCTCTAAACAGCACAGTGTTCCTGTTATGCTGGCTGTTTTGTTTGCTGTGTTCAACCAGGTATCTGGTATTAACGCCATTATTTACTATGCCCCCAGAATTTTCGAGATGACAGGCCTAGGCAAAGATGCTGCCTTGCTTTCTTCAGCTGGGGTGGGCTTGGTCAACTTTATATTTACCTTGTTGGCACTCAATTTTATTGACCGTGTGGGGCGGAGGGTTTTGATGCTTGTTGGGTCTTTTGGTTTAATCCTGACTTTGGGCATGGTATCGTGGGCCTTCTACACCGAGAGTTTCGGTATGGTGGTGCCTGTAAGCCTGTTTGCCTATATTGCATTCTTTGCCTTCTCTCAAGGCGCAGTCATATGGGTGTTCATTTCAGAGATTTTTCCTAACAGCGTAAGGGCAAGCGGACAAGCCTTGGGTAGCTTTACCCACTGGTTTATGGCCGCTGTGATCGCTTTTGTGTTCCCTTATATTACAGCCAGTCTGGGAGGAGGAAATACCTTCCTTATTTTTACCATTATGATGGTACTGCAGCTGCTGTTTGTCTGGAAAATAATGCCGGAAACGAAAGGTGTATCGCTCGAGGAGATCGGAAAGAAAGTTGAGTCGCAGGGAGTGGTAATTTAG